GTTATGAGTCGTTGGACGCGTAGCATTGGCAATCGACACATACTTCCCGTTCACTTCCCATAAAAATAACCGTTCTGCTTCAATAAAAGCTTCGCCTGTTTTGACAGCTTGTTCTTTTGACACAGGCTCTCCAACAATACCCATAAACTCCCAAATCCATTCTGTCACGAGCGGAAGGTGCTCCAACCTTGCTTTTACCAGCACTCCGTCCGCGTCCACAGCTTTTTTTACTTTGTCTAATCGGTAAATGCGCTGATCCATTTTCAAAGAAGCTTCTTGATTTTTTAGCGTTGCTAGTTTTTGAGAAAGATATAAAGCCGTTTGCCTTTCTCCAACTAAGCCCGGTACGGCGGTTTCTTGTAACAGCTCTGCCGCTTCGCTTAGTTCACACTCCGTTAGTTTCTGTATTTGAGACAGGATGATTTG
The genomic region above belongs to Priestia megaterium and contains:
- a CDS encoding GNAT family N-acetyltransferase encodes the protein MIQLHRYREVQEFKNQVEPLLSKNEVLHNLALGILHSLNESSKPNFMGVILKDSRAALVLLQTHPKQIILSQIQKLTECELSEAAELLQETAVPGLVGERQTALYLSQKLATLKNQEASLKMDQRIYRLDKVKKAVDADGVLVKARLEHLPLVTEWIWEFMGIVGEPVSKEQAVKTGEAFIEAERLFLWEVNGKYVSIANATRPTTHNITINFVYTPREERKKGYASSCVSTLSQLMLDSGFQTTSLYTDMTNPTSNKIYMEIGYEHVADSALVLFHEKK